The Flavobacterium sp. M31R6 nucleotide sequence CTGCTGCATCCCGACATTCAATTTCCAGTGCAGACCCAACTAAATCATCTATTAAAAGTGATTGACTGGTAATTATTCCTTTAAAAATTATTTCGTTTTTAGAATCATATCCCGCTTCAATACTAATAGTAACACCTGGCAGAAAAGTACTTGATGAACTAGCTTCAAATTGTCCCGTATTAGGCTCTCCATCCAAAATTACTATTTTGGCAATTGGGATTCGATTTATTTTCTTTTCAATATGAATTGAGAACACACTCAATTCGTCAGGGATAGTTTCTCCATTAACTTTGATAGAAAACGTTACAATTCCACCGTAAGATATCTCACTTGTTGTACTCATTTAGTTTAGATTTTATATTATTGGATGGAATATTAATTTGTTGAGATTACCTCTAGGTTTAGAGAAGAAAATGCTAAGAGAAAAATATATGATAATCATTATCCATTTGAAATAATTAATTGTTCATGTGCAATTTCTATCATATCAATGGCGACCTCATTTCCGTCTGATTTTAGATCGGTGCTGGTAATTTTTGTTGGCCAAGCGTTGTTTAATGTCCACTGCATAGTTACATTTCCATTTTCGTCCAATAATTTTATTACAATCGTTCTTCTTTTAATTGTATTCATTACTACTTGCTGATGCCAATTCCAAAAAGTATTGTCATTTACAAAAAGACCCCGCTTCATAGTAATATTTCCGTATTTGATAATTCCTGGCATTTTTTCTACAGAGAAAAGCGGGCTGTCATTTTTACGATATTCTATTATTTGGTTTTCAACATCCATTCCTGTTACTTCCTGGAAAGCCACTTTTGCAAGTTCGGTTCCAAAGTCTACTTCAAATCTAAATTTTGGCATTGGCCATGAAGTATCTTCAATGCTGTTATTGTTTGTATCCATAAAAGTATTTTAAAACTTTAAAAAGATTGATTAAGAGGCAGATTCCATTTTTTGTTGCAAAGTAATAAGTATAAACTCTGCAGGATGTGCAACTGCAACTTTTATACTGATAGTCATATAACCATTTAAAATATCTTCTCCTGTCATCGTTGTTCCCAGACCACAATCAACAGAAAATGCATCTGATGCACTTGCACCCTGCAATCCTCCTTGTTTCCAAACATCAGTTAGGAAATTTGCAATGGTCAATTTTACAGCCTCCCAAGTGTTCTTGTCATTGGGTTGGAAAATATAGGCCTGAGCAGCTAATTTACAGGACTGTTCTATGAAAATCATTGTTCTTCTTACAGGAATATATTTCCAATCCTGACTGTTTCCATCAAGTGTTCTTGCTCCCCAAATTAGTATGCCAAGCTCATTGAACACTCGTATTGCATTTATTGATTTTCCAGAAACTACATCAACATTTAAGTTGGCTTGTTGGCTTTCTGATATTTTTATGGGTAATGAAATTGCACCAAAAATTGATTTATTTGCGGGAGCTTGCCACGGACCTTCTTGATTATCGGTCATTGAAATTACACCAGCTATTGCACCACTTGCTGGAAGTATACTTGCAATTCGTTCCACTTCTTTTATAATGTACGAATATTCTAAACTGGCATTCAAGAGCGCATTATTGTTTTGAGTTGTAGTTAATGTACTTGCTGGATTTTGAATGTTTGCAATAATTGCCGCAATATTAGGGTTTGGATTACTCGCAGGATTAATGACAGAACCTAATTGTTTTACGTCTCCACCAAATAAGTTGGTATAATCAATATCCTGTTTCTGCATTATATCGGTTCCAATAAAAGGATAATAAGCCATACCATAATTTAATCCAACCGAACCTGTATTTATTCTAAAATTTGAAATGTCCTGTGTGTATAATACTGGATCAGGATCATTACCTCCAATAATATCAAAAATCGACATAGCGGTTTGCATTTGAGTGCATTGAAGTAACATACTTTCCATAAGTTCTCCATTCTCTGAAAGACTAAGTAAAGTGGCTTCTGGACAAATGTAAAGTGTAGGTTCAGGTTCGTGTACTAATAATTGCAAGCCTTCAAGTAAATCATTTAATACTACATTTGGATTTACTATTTGGGTGTCAATATCCATCGGTTTCTTAGAAGACGGTCCATAAGTACCGACGGATACAATATATGCTTCACCACCACCATTTTCATAAAAAAGTTTCACACTATTATAAAGGTAATAAATGGTGTAAGGGTCGGGTACTATAGAATAATAGGCTTCGAAAATCAACATAAAATCTCCTTTCTCAGGTTGACTTTTTTGTTGAACTAAATAATATTCCGGACTGTACTGTTTAGTTGGACTTGCAGGAAGGGGATGATCAGGTAGGCAAAATATGTCCTGAAAATCGGCGAAAGAAGTGATTTTTACGGGTACATTTAAATATGATTTTCCTTCGTGTAGGGCCTGAGGAGTGTATCCTATGAATGCTGGTATTGCTGTGGGTACTCCAACCGCAGAATTCTGAAATGCATTTATTTCATTAATGAAAACTCCTGGTGTTGGTCTGTTTGTTAAGTCCATTGGTTTTGTTTTTGGTTAACGCTATTAATTAATAAGAAATTTAGTTGTCTAAAACCTTATTATTAATTGATTAGATTGAGTTTATATTTCAATGCGGGGTGAGTAAAAGTAATAATTTATTTACTATAACAAAATGACTTCTCTAAGTTTTTGCGATTTTTTATTTTTTAAAGTATTGTAATCTAGTAAGTTATTTGGAGGTAAGCTTTTTTTAATCTTTAAAAATGATTTCTGTTAAAATTTATTTTTAAAAAAAAGTCCTAAAACAATGAATTGTTAAAGGACTACTATAAGGAATTTTTTTTTTTGAAGATATGTGAAACGGCTATTTTTTAGAAAATAAATTTTGCACAACCCAAGCTGGACCAATCATCAAAAATTGGATATCTTTCAGAAATGATGGTTTTTTGCCTTCGATGTTATGACCATAAAACTGTCCAATCCAAGCCACAACAAAAACACCAATTGAGAATGCCCAAAGAGGGACGAATTGCCCGATGTAATAATTTAGTACCAAACAAAGTAAAGAGAAAACGATAATCTTGATAGCCATAGACACTGACAATCTGATGTAAAAGATAGAAATAAATATTAAAGCTACAAATCCCCAGTTTTCAATAATAGGTTGGTTTAAATGAAAAATAGAATTCAATATTCCACTTGGGATACTCATCAATAAACCCAATACAGAAAAGAATATAGCAGGAACACAAATATAGTGTATAGCCTTGTTTTTTGGATTTTGGTGACTTACCGCATATTCTTCAAACCATTGGTCTAATGTTTTCATAATTCGTATTTTTTCTACTAATTTATAAAATAATAATTAATAGAGATAAATGCACTAAAGTATTTTTTCTAAGACCATAAATTCCAAATGTTGGTCTGTAATAATAGCATCATAATCATTGAGTAGGAAAGGTTCTCTAACGCCAGTATCTACATATCCATAACGGTTGTACCATTCAATCAATTTTTCCCTAATGGTAATAACGGTCATTACAATTTTGGTTAAGCCCAAGGATAATGCATGAACTTCGGCTTCTTGTAATAGTTTTTTTCCAAGGCCTCTATTTTGCAATTCAGGTGAAATGGCTAGCATTCCCAAATAGAGTTTATTTCCTTTATTAGAAAGCAAAACGGATCCAATGATTTGATTATTTTCAGTATATTTTAAAATCGTATTGTCTTTGTTTTTAATTATTTTCTCTAACTCATCTAAAGTGATTCTTTTGCCTTCTAAAAGATTCGCTTCGGTGGCCCATCCTTTTTTGGAAGTTTCACCACGGTAGGCAGAGTTAATTAATTTTTCTAAAGCAGATGCGTCTTCTAGTGTTGCAATTGTAATCATAGCGCTAATATATTCTGGTGTTTTTATTATAAATAATTGAAAATTTAAACAGTATTCAATATCTTATTTCTTTCTTGTTATGGAGACAATCCGTATTTCGGGTTTGAAATATTGATCCTGCTCGGGATGAAGTCGCTGAATCTTTTTTACGATTTCCATGCCCTTTATAACCGAACCAAAAGCGGCAAATCCTTGTCCATCTTTGTTTCTTTTTCCAGCATAATCTAAAGAAGGTTGATCATTTATGCAAATAAAAAAATTAGTGGTAGCCGAATTGGGTTTGTCTCTTGCCATAGAAAGGGTCCCGTTTTTATGACTTATTCCCGTTTGCTTTGTAGTTTCAAGCGGGATAGGTGCAAACACTTTTGTAGAATCAATTTCACCTCCCTGTATAACTTCAATTTTTATCGAATCTTTGGGTTGATTATTTAACGTCACGGCTCGAAAGAAGCTGCAGTTGTCGTATAAATGTGCATCAACATATTTTAAAAAATTGGCAACCGTAATCGGAGCTTTTTCGGGATATAATTCTACCGTGATTTCACCTAACGAAGTGGTAATGTTGCATACTTCCTTTTTTTGTGCCGAAACCGACAAGATCACAAAAAGCATTACAATAATGGTTAGGGAAATTCCTTTCATTTTCTGTAGTATGTTTATATTTTACTTTTTTAAGCTATTTGCAATAGTTTCCAAAGATAAAAAAAGTGTACTATAAAAATGAATTACTCAGTTTATTGTAGCGGTTTTATCCCTGTAGCATCATTTAAAAATGAAAGAGCTACAACAAAATAAACTCTTGCTGTAGCTTTTATATGGTATTATTTAAACTAACTATTTAATTCCTTTCTTTGAAAACTTAATTGGTAGGAAAAAATTAAATTACAATTTTGGTTCCCATAACTTTTAAAAATTCTCTGATGAAACTTGGGTGTGCGGGCCAAGCGGGTGAAGTAACCAGATTTCCGTCTACATAGGCTCCATCTACAGGAATGGATTGAAATATTCCACCGGCCAATGTTACTTCGGGACCTACGGCTGGATAAGCGGTTAGTTTTCGTCCTTTCACTACATCGGCAGCAGTTAAAATCTGAATACCATGACAAATGGCCGCGACTGGTTTATTGGTGGAGAAAAAATGCTTAGTGATTTCAATCACTTTTTCGTTCAATCTTAAATATTCTGGAGCTCTTCCTCCTGCAATAACCAATCCATCATAATCATTCACTTTTATGTCACTAAAGCTATAATTCAATGTGAAGTTGTGTCCCGGTTTTTCGGTATAGGTTTGGTCTCCTTCAAAATCATGGATGGCCGTTTTTATGGTGTCTCCCTTTTTTTTGTCGGGACAAACGGTGTGAACGGTGTAGCCAACCATTTCTAACATTTGAAAGGGAACCATAGTTTCATAATCTTCGGTGAAATCGCCTGTCAAGAACAATACTTTTTTCATTTTACACTATTTTAAAGTTTAATAAAAATTTTTGACGAACAAAAAATAGATTGGGTTATACTGTTTTTTGTATAAGTAGAATCTGATTTTTTTGCTCTTATAAAGTTAAGAAAAAAATGTATTTAGTTATTTGGTTTTTAGTTATTTAAATTAAATAATGTCATGGTATTTCTTTCGACTGATCTTTGATTATAAAAAAGAATCAATTAATCCGGATGCTCGTGTTTTGCGTGAGTGATGGAAGTGGAGCTCTTTTTTTGTCCTGTTTTTTTACGGGACAAAAAAAAGCGGGAACGTACAGCACGACCCGCAGTTTTTACGAAGGGACACGCCCAAATAAAATTTTATTGACCAGAAACAGTTGCGGGCGGAGTAGTTTCTGTAGGAGTTGAAGCAGGAGTCTCGGTTGTTGTAGGTGGGGAAACAATGTAATTTGGAGCTCCTTGTGGACTTGCGGGTTTAGCGGTAGCTACCGGAGAATTTAATGGTGATCCTACTGGAATATCACAACGGTGTCCTGGCTGACCGTGAGGAGGATTCATACCTTTCGCTGTAGTCAAAGATTGCCCCGAAGTTGAAACGACTTGTGGAGTTGTTGAATTAGTGGCAACCGGAGAATTTAAAGGTGCGCCTACAGGAATGTCACAACGGTGACCTGGCTGACCATGGGAAGGATTCATTCCCTTGGCAACTTTTACAGGAGCAGCTACAGTTTGTGTTTGAGTTTGAGTTTGTATCTGATTTGCTGTGTTTTTATTTACACCATTTTGCTGATAAAGTGCACTGGGTTGGGGAGCAGTTGCCGTTTGATTTTGTTGCTGATTGGCAACTTGATAAAATGGAACAATTACTTTAGGGGCTTTGTTTTCAGCTTCATTTTTGCAAGAAATCAATACGAATGCTATAATGAATAGGGGAGTTAACAGATTTTTCATGGTTTGATTTATTGGTTTTGACAAATTTAGGATTTTAAATAATGCGCTCCTTAATTGAAGTTTGCTTTTTAAAAAGAATTCAAAATGTGGTCATAAAAAAACTACAAAATAAAGGTCACTTTACTCTGTAGTTTTTTATTGAAAATAAATCTAGAAAATAGTACTTTAATCTTCTTCGATTTCAAATTCGGCGTCTTTTTCCCAAATTTCCATTTCGCAGGGCTTGCAGTTGAATTTTAGTTTGTATTCCAATTCCCCCTGTTTCAATACCAAAGGCTCTTTCAATTTACCTTCCATAGTGTCTTTATGGTATTTTGGACATTTGGCCAACTCGTATTTGATGCAGTATTTGGTAGTCATCACACGCGATTTTCCTGGATCCCATTGCAATTCGAATGCTTTCTCGATTTCGGTCACTCCATGTCGCTCATAAAACTTACGGGCCAATTTATTGGAAACATTATACATGAAATCCAATTTGGTTTCTGGGTAGAGATGAGATGTTTTTTCGATTTTACGTTCTTCGCGTTTGTAATTTTTCAAACGGATTTCAGATAGTTGTTCGTAAACTGTTCTGCGCATTTCATTGATTTTTGAAATAGGTAAAAACCAATTATCCGTAAACTGAACGGTTATTTCATCGGCGGTGTAAGGCGTAAATCCTGTTTTGGCCAATTGCGCTTTGATGTTTTCCTCGATGGATTGATTATTTTTGGTTTGTTCTTTTGGATGAACCAATTGAACAGTACTCACGTTTCCATCTTCATCTGTTGCAAGTAACTCAAAACCAGTTTCGTTTTCGTATAATAACAATGAAGTACTTATTTTTCTAACGGCACTATCTTCTCGTTCTACGATTTTGATAAAAGCGGCATCATTGTTTCGATAAATGAAAGTACCTTCTTTTACTTCTTTCAATACATTTGGATAAGCCAAACCATTTTCGACTTTATTTACGTAAATACCGTCGGCTTCGTTATTTTCATTGATGTAGCACAAACCGTCACCATTGTTCAATACATGGCCATTTTCAATTTCATAGGCATTTCCAACGGTTCGGATTAATTTACCGATGTATTGTCCTTTAGATTTTGGACTTTCCCAAGAACCAATAGTGGCGTGACGCTCGTTAACAAAATAATCGGTATAACCGCGGTTGAAAGTACGATTCAAAGCTGAATCAAAAGTGTAGGTGCATTTTCCCGATGAAGCTTTGGTGTATTTGTCATTATCAGCCAAGAAAGCATCCAGTTTTTGTCTAAGGTAAGAGACGTTGTTTTTTACATAAACGATATCTTTTAAACGTCCTTCAATTTTGAAGGAACAAACTCCAGCTTCCACTAAATTTGGAATTTCGTTTGAAACATCAAAATCTTTGATTGAAAGTAAGTGAGTGTTTTTAATTAGCGTTTCTCCATGACCATCAATTAAGTTGTATGGTAAACGACAGTTTTGGGCACAAGAACCACGATTGGCGCTACGTTCTCCGTTAGCAACACTCATATAACAGTTACCGCTGAAAGAAACACATAAAGCTCCGGTAACAAAGAATTCTAACTCCACATCAGTTGCGTTGCTGATTTCTTTGATTTGGTGTAAATTCAATTCACGAGCCAAAACCACACGTTTGATTCCGGCATCGGCCAAAAATTTCATCTTGTCGGCATCTCTGTTGTTGGCTTGCGTACTGGCATGTAAAATGATAGGAGGTAAGTCCATTTCCATAATAGCCATATCCTGAATGATAAGAGCATCAACTCCAATATCATACAATTTCCAAATCATCTGACGGCAAGTTTCCAATTCGTTATCGTACAGGATAGTATTCATAACCACAAAAACAGGAACATTGTATAAATGGGCATATTGCACCAAGGCTGCAACATCTTCAATAGAGTTGGTGGCATTGGAACGGGCACCAAATTGGGGAGCTCCAACATAAACGGCATCGGCACCACTGTTAATGGCTGCTATACCATGAATTAAATCTTTTGCGGGGGCTAAAATTTCTATTTTCTTCTTCATCAGTTGATGATCATTTTATAATTTCTAAAAAGCTATTTGCTTGTGTGTTCACAAAAAGCGTGCAAAGTTCTTATAAATATTTCAAGATTTCTAACCCAAAATGATTTTTTTTGAATGGTAAGCGAAAAAGTAAGACTAATGCTAAAGAAAAGAATGGAGTTTAGAAGAATTGATTTCTAATTTTTTATATATCCCAATGCATTGGTAATTAGCATTTTTGTGTTATAGGGGAAATTTAAATTGGTTCAGGCATATGAGTATTCTTTTTCTTTTAGAATTGAAAAAATAATTCCGTGAGTTAATTTTAGAATCACATTTCTTGAGAAAAATGCAATAAATTCCATGAAAAGTCTGTTATCTAAATAGAGTCCGATTGTATTTGTTAAATGGTTTTGAAAATATTCAAATTAATTAAAAGTATAGCAATTGGAACGCTAATAAATAATTCATTTATATGAAAAGGATATTGTTTTTTGTTATTATGATTGGCATATCCTTGAGCGGATATGCCCAGGAAGAATTTAATGCTAAATACAAACCAATTCCACCCAAAGAAACCAAAAAGAAAAAAGAGATTCCTCCTAAAGAAATCTCACCAAAAGTTACGCCGCCTGATATTGTGAAAAAACCTGATTCTTCGTTAGTTGATCCAAAAAAGCTTTTTAATGACATCAATTACTATAAAAAAGAGGCTAATACAGAAGGTGTTTATTATAGAAAAAATCAATATTTAGGTAGTATAAAAACTAAATCTTTAACATCTAAAATACGTTATCGTGATGCTGCGTTTTTGGATGGGGACTACATAAGAGTATTTTTAAATAATAAAGTAATTGTCCCGGAGGTTGTTTTGGAGGGCGATTATAAAGAATTTGAAATAAAGCTTGAGAAAGGTGTTAACAGAATAGACATTGAAGCTTTGAATGAAGGCTTTGCTCCTCCCAATACTGCACAATTTGAAGTTTATGACGATAAAGGAGTTAGCGTAATGTCTGACCAATGGAATGTTGGAAAGGGTTATAAAGCAAGCATAATAATTGTAAGAGAATAGAAGTTGTTTTTTTGGTCTTAATTAATTTTTTGCAGATTGAGACATTTTTAGAAAGAAAAACTACTGAGTGAAAACTTATTTCTCAGTAGTTTTGATTATCGATGTGATGTTTTGTCGTAGAATGTAACAGGGTATGTACACATCGAAAGCTAGGGAAGAATTATAGATAGTGGCAAAGCCAAAGTTATTCTTGCAAACAGATTTTTATTTTCGCTCCTCCAGAATGGTTTTATATGCTTGGGTTTTCATTTCGATGAAGTTGTCTAAATAACCAATTTGGTAAACAACAAAA carries:
- a CDS encoding phage tail protein → MDTNNNSIEDTSWPMPKFRFEVDFGTELAKVAFQEVTGMDVENQIIEYRKNDSPLFSVEKMPGIIKYGNITMKRGLFVNDNTFWNWHQQVVMNTIKRRTIVIKLLDENGNVTMQWTLNNAWPTKITSTDLKSDGNEVAIDMIEIAHEQLIISNG
- a CDS encoding phage tail sheath C-terminal domain-containing protein; the encoded protein is MDLTNRPTPGVFINEINAFQNSAVGVPTAIPAFIGYTPQALHEGKSYLNVPVKITSFADFQDIFCLPDHPLPASPTKQYSPEYYLVQQKSQPEKGDFMLIFEAYYSIVPDPYTIYYLYNSVKLFYENGGGEAYIVSVGTYGPSSKKPMDIDTQIVNPNVVLNDLLEGLQLLVHEPEPTLYICPEATLLSLSENGELMESMLLQCTQMQTAMSIFDIIGGNDPDPVLYTQDISNFRINTGSVGLNYGMAYYPFIGTDIMQKQDIDYTNLFGGDVKQLGSVINPASNPNPNIAAIIANIQNPASTLTTTQNNNALLNASLEYSYIIKEVERIASILPASGAIAGVISMTDNQEGPWQAPANKSIFGAISLPIKISESQQANLNVDVVSGKSINAIRVFNELGILIWGARTLDGNSQDWKYIPVRRTMIFIEQSCKLAAQAYIFQPNDKNTWEAVKLTIANFLTDVWKQGGLQGASASDAFSVDCGLGTTMTGEDILNGYMTISIKVAVAHPAEFILITLQQKMESAS
- a CDS encoding DUF962 domain-containing protein; this translates as MKTLDQWFEEYAVSHQNPKNKAIHYICVPAIFFSVLGLLMSIPSGILNSIFHLNQPIIENWGFVALIFISIFYIRLSVSMAIKIIVFSLLCLVLNYYIGQFVPLWAFSIGVFVVAWIGQFYGHNIEGKKPSFLKDIQFLMIGPAWVVQNLFSKK
- a CDS encoding GNAT family N-acetyltransferase; protein product: MITIATLEDASALEKLINSAYRGETSKKGWATEANLLEGKRITLDELEKIIKNKDNTILKYTENNQIIGSVLLSNKGNKLYLGMLAISPELQNRGLGKKLLQEAEVHALSLGLTKIVMTVITIREKLIEWYNRYGYVDTGVREPFLLNDYDAIITDQHLEFMVLEKIL
- a CDS encoding peptidylprolyl isomerase; protein product: MKGISLTIIVMLFVILSVSAQKKEVCNITTSLGEITVELYPEKAPITVANFLKYVDAHLYDNCSFFRAVTLNNQPKDSIKIEVIQGGEIDSTKVFAPIPLETTKQTGISHKNGTLSMARDKPNSATTNFFICINDQPSLDYAGKRNKDGQGFAAFGSVIKGMEIVKKIQRLHPEQDQYFKPEIRIVSITRKK
- a CDS encoding DJ-1/PfpI family protein encodes the protein MKKVLFLTGDFTEDYETMVPFQMLEMVGYTVHTVCPDKKKGDTIKTAIHDFEGDQTYTEKPGHNFTLNYSFSDIKVNDYDGLVIAGGRAPEYLRLNEKVIEITKHFFSTNKPVAAICHGIQILTAADVVKGRKLTAYPAVGPEVTLAGGIFQSIPVDGAYVDGNLVTSPAWPAHPSFIREFLKVMGTKIVI
- a CDS encoding U32 family peptidase, coding for MKKKIEILAPAKDLIHGIAAINSGADAVYVGAPQFGARSNATNSIEDVAALVQYAHLYNVPVFVVMNTILYDNELETCRQMIWKLYDIGVDALIIQDMAIMEMDLPPIILHASTQANNRDADKMKFLADAGIKRVVLARELNLHQIKEISNATDVELEFFVTGALCVSFSGNCYMSVANGERSANRGSCAQNCRLPYNLIDGHGETLIKNTHLLSIKDFDVSNEIPNLVEAGVCSFKIEGRLKDIVYVKNNVSYLRQKLDAFLADNDKYTKASSGKCTYTFDSALNRTFNRGYTDYFVNERHATIGSWESPKSKGQYIGKLIRTVGNAYEIENGHVLNNGDGLCYINENNEADGIYVNKVENGLAYPNVLKEVKEGTFIYRNNDAAFIKIVEREDSAVRKISTSLLLYENETGFELLATDEDGNVSTVQLVHPKEQTKNNQSIEENIKAQLAKTGFTPYTADEITVQFTDNWFLPISKINEMRRTVYEQLSEIRLKNYKREERKIEKTSHLYPETKLDFMYNVSNKLARKFYERHGVTEIEKAFELQWDPGKSRVMTTKYCIKYELAKCPKYHKDTMEGKLKEPLVLKQGELEYKLKFNCKPCEMEIWEKDAEFEIEED